One window of Acropora palmata chromosome 1, jaAcrPala1.3, whole genome shotgun sequence genomic DNA carries:
- the LOC141878568 gene encoding uncharacterized protein LOC141878568: MPRSFLVRGKHPNSVLGQKFSSTNGGNSVADNKAEKDFVRGDSAVDERAIQSPPLSLPIRDSAPFGFFSLPTSSPNPSSRLPVLFRRCSSEFVGSKFPFGFFKSPFILNSSSPSVVRPIPRYSSGQYLFSCPSLGPNPVATLSQYHVPHPSSFIPRPIPKEATFRPSTLLPGSHRMPPSHMMSNKLDDRNDPSSNHDCIMPSGTSDLTAKVYTCLECGKEFKRPSSLSTHKLIHSDHKPYSCSYCGKTFLRKSDMKKHTLMHTGVKPFQCKQCGKVFSQSSNMLTHMRRHTGIKPFPCKICGRRFYRKVDVRRHILRHELKPSEITP, encoded by the exons ATGCCGCGTTCATTTCTCGTCAGAGGGAAACATCCAAATTCTGTTCTTGGACAAAAATTTTCCAGCACAAACGGAGGCAATTCAGTGGCAG aTAATAAAGCGGAGAAGGACTTTGTGAGAGGAGATTCTGCCGTGGACGAAAGAGCGATACAATCTCCGCCTTTATCTCTGCCTATTCGCGACTCAGCTCCCTTTGGCTTTTTCAGTCTTCCCACTAGCTCTCCTAACCCTTCATCTCGACTTCCTGTTCTCTTCAGACGCTGCAGTTCGGAGTTCGTTGGATCGAAGTTTCCGTTTGGTTTCTTTAAGTCACCGTTTATATTGAATTCATCGTCACCTTCCGTTGTAAGGCCGATCCCTAGATATAGCAGTGGGCAATACCTTTTCAGCTGCCCTAGCCTTGGCCCTAACCCAGTTGCAACCCTAAGCCAGTATCACGTTCCACATCCCTCATCGTTCATTCCAAGACCGATCCCCAAAGAAGCGACCTTCCGTCCTTCAACCTTACTGCCCGGGAGCCACCGGATGCCACCCTCACACATGATGAGCAACAAGTTGGACGACAGAAACGATCCCTCAAGCAACCACGACTGCATTATGCCAAGCGGAACCTCTGACTTAACAGCAAAAGTGTACACCTGCCTAGAGTGCGGCAAAGAGTTTAAAAGACCTTCGAGTCTTTCCACTCACAAACTCATCCATTCTGATCACAAGCCCTACTCCTGCAGTTATTGTGGTAAAACGTTTCTCCGCAAATCCGACATGAAGAAACACACTCTGATGCACACAGGCGTCAAACCCTTCCAGTGCAAACAATGCGGAAAGGTGTTCAGCCAATCGTCTAACATGCTAACTCACATGAGGCGACATACTGGAATCAAACCATTCCCTTGTAAGATTTGCGGCAGGAGGTTCTATCGGAAGGTTGATGTCCGGAGACATATATTGCGACACGAGCTTAAACCCTCGGAGATAACGCCTTGA